The Benincasa hispida cultivar B227 unplaced genomic scaffold, ASM972705v1 Contig316, whole genome shotgun sequence genome includes a region encoding these proteins:
- the LOC120069313 gene encoding uncharacterized protein LOC120069313 produces MIIMMMMECGSTKPAWLQALMADTFFGTCLLHENRRKSEKNVFCLHCCLSICPHCLPSHRSHPLLQVRRYVYHDVIRLGDLEKLIDCSHIQPYTINGAKVIFLNYRPQSRPCKAGSSTNACFTCDRILQEPFHFCSLSCKVDHMVYQGEDLYSILHRFNESDFSYSQFEGLRVDGLEGIDEDGQITTNSVVEDSSQFNKASSSAPTNVVSSGTHIFKRKNKGTDFLPAGIVLSLSSRRKGAPQRAPLS; encoded by the exons ATGATAATCATGATGATGATGGAGTGTGGGTCAACTAAGCCTGCATGGCTTCAAGCCCTTATGGCCGACACTTTCTTTGGGACTTGTTTGCTTCATGAGAATCGTCGCAAGTCCGAGAAGAACGTTTTTTGCTTGCATTGTTGTCTCAGTATTTGCCCTCACTGTCTACCTTCTCACCGTTCTCATCCTCTTCTTCag GTCAGACGATATGTTTATCATGATGTAATTCGATTGGGGGATCTTGAGAAGCTCATTGATTGTTCCCATATTCAg CCGTACACCATAAACGGAGCGAAAGTGATATTTTTGAATTACAGGCCACAGTCTAGGCCATGCAAGGCAGGCTCCTCAACTAATGCTTGTTTCACATGTGACAGAATTCTTCAAGAACCCTTCCATTTCTGCTCTCTCTCTTGCAAG GTGGATCACATGGTGTATCAAGGGGAAGATTTATACAGTATTCTACACAGGTTCAACGAGTCGGATTTCTCGTACTCGCAATTCGAAGGACTAAGAGTGGATGGGCTGGAAGGAATAGACGAAGATGGTCAAATAACAACAAATTCAGTAGTAGAAGATTCATCACAATTCAACAAAGCCTCATCTTCAGCTCCCACCAATGTCGTCTCATCAGGAACTcacattttcaaaagaaaaaacaaaggcACCGATTTCCTTCCTGCCGGCATCGTTCTATCTCTCAGCAGCCGACGTAAAGGCGCCCCTCAAAGGGCTCCTCTTTCTTAA